A window of Apium graveolens cultivar Ventura chromosome 8, ASM990537v1, whole genome shotgun sequence contains these coding sequences:
- the LOC141678478 gene encoding uncharacterized protein LOC141678478, with protein MADVVQFKLERMVKELDDLERRNLFSKLEIAEIVKQRRKFEYRLKRPSPLKQDYLNYIDYEKNLDNLRILRRKAVSRELKEKGNKRMKKSVSDYSGISRIVEIYKMATNRFKGDLDIWFQYLEFCRQKRNGHLKKALAQVVRFHPKVPGVWIYAAAWEFDTNLNVASARALMHAGLRACPTSVDLWVEYIRMELTYLNKLKARKVALGEDEGTLSRENHDLSDEQWRDENKELFMVLNDKKDDDEAADTRNGEVEKNSDLFGEQGLSILQTVYSNAIKALPLDFSLRTRMLEILEATDLAHSEEMKNKILADMRRDFSKQTEYWDWLARSEAVQLQNTHRMTGDVSLKKLQKAIQIYEEAVEVVPSDIMFKHYTKFLMDAIVQQDGKLGSSALANGVDSISHIIMVYEKAETIGCLTEDLACQHVTFLMESGRSDEARKLAERLCSGKFLDAVHLWDLRLSMEIKCITEKSPSPSKTDLSVVFELFKSILMRISVSEAQSLWLMALKFFGDQRRYFDKLVEMSLSLLAEYGGSDDGFSLSSAVVKIFLQKDGIQSAREMYKRYLALPHPGLALYRSCIELEQNLASASARSSLVEVQRLFESALATYDQDVSLWQDYHNMEIKMGTSEAAAAVHWRARKTLKDNAALLTSESLS; from the exons ATGGCTGACGTGGTCCAATTCAAGCTCGAGCGCATGGTCAAAGAGCTCGACGACCTCGAACGTCGCAATCTCTTCAGCAAGCTCGAAATCGCCGAGATTGTCAAACAACGTCGCAAGTTCGAGTACAGACTCAAACGACCCAGCCCTCTTAAACAAGACTACTTGAATTACATTGATTATGAGAAGAATTTGGATAATCTTAGGATTTTACGACGAAAGGCGGTTTCCCGAGAGCTCAAGGAAAAGGGGAATAAGAGGATGAAGAAGTCGGTTTCCGATTATTCGGGGATATCCAGAATTGTCGAGATTTATAAGATGGCTACTAATAGGTTTAAGGGTGATTTGGATATTTGGTTTCAGTATCTTGAGTTTTGTAGGCAGAAAAGGAATGGCCATTTGAAGAAG GCTCTTGCTCAAGTAGTTAGGTTTCATCCCAAAGTACCAGGGGTTTGGATATATGCTGCTGCTTGGGAGTTTGACACCAACTTAAATGTAGCATCTGCTCGTGCTTTAATGCATGCTGGTTTGAGAGCATGCCCAACTTCAGTTGATCTATGGGTGGAGTATATTCGTATGGAGCTCACATACCTTAATAAGTTAAAAGCTCGAAAAGTTGCTCTTGGAGAAGATGAGGGAACTCTGTCTCGTGAGAATCATGATCTCTCAGATGAGCAGTGGCGAGACGAAAACAAAGAGTTGTTTATGGTTCTTAATGACAAGAAAGATGATGATGAGGCAGCAGATACTAGAAATGGAGAAGTTGAGAAAAATTCAGATCTGTTTGGAGAGCAAGGTCTGAGCATTCTTCAAACCGTTTACAGCAATGCCATTAAAGCCCTCCCTTTAGATTTTAGCTTGAGAACTCGAATGCTGGAGATACTTGAAGCTACAGACTTAGCACATTCAGaagaaatgaaaaataaaatacttGCTGACATGAGAAGAGATTTTTCGAAACAAACTGAGTACTGGGACTGGCTTGCAAGAAGTGAAGCAGTTCAACTTCAGAATACCCATCGAATGACTGGAGATGTTAGCTTAAAGAAGTTGCAAAAAGCCATTCAG ATTTATGAGGAAGCTGTAGAAGTCGTACCTTCAGATATAATGTTTAAACATTATACAAAATTTTTAATGGATGCGATTGTTCAACAAGATGGAAAATTGGGTAGCTCTGCTTTAGCTAATGGTGTAGATTCTATCTCACACATCATTATGGTATATGAAAAGGCTGAGACAATAGGTTGTCTTACGGAAGATCTTGCTTGCCAGCATGTAACATTCTTAATGGAATCGGGGAGATCTGACGAAGCTAGGAAATTGGCAGAAAGGCTTTGTAGTGGAAAATTCTTAGATGCAGTGCATTTATGGGATTTGCGGCTATCAATGGAGATTAAGTGCATTACAGAAAAATCTCCTTCTCCGAGCAAAACTGATCTCTCAGTTGTCTTTGAACTCTTTAAAAGTATTCTAATGCGGATATCAGTTTCAGAAGCTCAGAGCTTGTGGCTTATG GCTCTTAAATTTTTTGGAGATCAAAGACGTTACTTTGACAAGCTGGTGGAGATGTCACTTAgtttgttggctgaatatggtGGTAGCGACGATGGCTTTTCCCTGTCTTCTGCAGTTGTTAAAATATTTCTTCAAAAAGATGGAATTCAGAGTGCAAGAGAGATGTATAAGCG ATATCTCGCTTTACCTCATCCAGGTCTTGCATTATATAGAAGTTGCATAGAGCTGGAACAGAATCTTGCATCTGCAAGTGCTAGAAGCAGTTTGGTAGAAGTCCAAAGATTATTTGAGTCTGCACTTGCAACCTATGATCAAGACGTGAGCTTGTGGCAAGATTATCATAATATGGAGATTAAG ATGGGAACTTCAGAAGCTGCTGCTGCTGTCCATTGGCGTGCAAGGAAGACATTAAAAGATAATGCTGCATTACTAACTTCTGAAAGTTTGTCATGA
- the LOC141679877 gene encoding uncharacterized protein LOC141679877, with translation MHIVGEALKSATGVSMTFDDFNLEGVIFPHDDSLVITPIIGNIPVKRVLVDNGALVDILLHDTFIRMGYNDSQLTPTDMPIYGFAGFECPRIIKLPLTIGQEPRQATQMLNFVVIKAGSTYNAFMGRTGIHAFKVVPSSYHSVMKFPHHKRDWRRERRPEDGKEFLRGLP, from the coding sequence ATGCACATAGTGGGGGAAGCTCTGAAAAGTGCAACCGGAGTGTCAATGACATTTGATGATTTTAACTTAGAGGGTGTCATATTTCCTCATGACGATTccctggtcataacaccaataatagggaacatCCCGGTGAAGAGAGTCCTTGTAGACAATGGGGCATTGGTGGAcatcttactccatgataccttCATAAGGATGGGTTATAACGATTCTCAACTGACCCCaactgatatgccgatatatggttTCGCTGGATTCGAGTGCCCCAGGATAATTAAGTTGCCTTTGactataggtcaggaaccaagacaagcgACACAGATGTTGAACTTTGTAGTGATAAAGGCTGGATCAACTTACAATGCATTCATGGGAAGAACTGGAATACATGCTTTTAAAGTAGTCCCCTCCTCTTACCATTCGGTAATGAAGTTTCCCCACCAtaaacgggattggagaagagagaggagaccaGAAGATGGCAAGGAGTTTTTACGGGGCCTCCCTTAG
- the LOC141679876 gene encoding uncharacterized protein LOC141679876, which yields MNNEAEYEALIVGLGLAGTLRVKNLKVCGDSQLVISQVKGEFEARDETMVKYVRLVRAVMTQFDECYVEHIPREENAKADALSKFASSEIEKSSGSVYFRVLKTRSIYVKLVAPIGLGASWIDSIKAYIQTGWLPNDVTEARKLAMRALRYSLINGILYKRSYMVPYLRCLGPNEARLALEEVHEGIYGQHLGAELWHTR from the coding sequence ATGAATAACGAAGCTGAATATGAAGCCTTGATAGTTGGGCTTGGCCTGGCGGGAACATTGAGGGTTAAGAACTTGAAAGTTTGTGGAGATTCGCAGCTTGTAATATCCCAAGTCAAGGGGGAATTCGAAGCAAGAGACGAAACCATGGTAAAATATGTACGCCTAGtgagggctgtgatgactcagttTGACGAGTGTTACGTTGAGCACATCCCaagagaggaaaatgctaaggcagatgcgttgtctAAGTTCGCTTCATCAGAGATAGAGAAAAGTTCAGGTAGTGTGTACTTtcgcgttttgaaaacacgaaGTATTTATGTTAAACTTGTTGCCCCTATAGGGTTGGGGGCGTCATGGATAGATTCCATCAAAGCCTATATTCAGACCGGTTGGCTCCCGAATGATGTAACTGAAGCGCGAAAGTTGGCCAtgcgagcactgagatactccttgatcaATGGAATTTTATACAAGAGGTCTTAtatggttccttacttaagatgtcttgGGCCTAatgaggcacgtttggctcttgaagaagttcACGAGGGCATTTATGGtcaacacttgggggcagagcTTTGGCACACAAGATAA